The proteins below are encoded in one region of Microbacterium pygmaeum:
- a CDS encoding LCP family protein, with amino-acid sequence MSQTTKPAPRGRRTVARHGELHSPHPMALLMKVLGIIVAVVLVSGAGVAAYATYDTVASFSDDAVDLEGQEAVPPDIGAIEGGVNLFIAGTDECEPEYAAYFGDRCTGEDSEGQLNDVNMLVHISDSPRRVTVISFPRDLMIPIPSCTDDQGNESGAMSKQPINTAWSYGGLGCVVKTVSDLSGMSIPFAAKVSFGNVINITDAVGGVDVCLASGIQDYYTGIDWPAGMRNVQGIEALQFLRTRHGVGDGSDLGRISNQQQYMSRMARKLVSDQVLSDVPTLLKLATTAVDNVTPSKSLTNPLTLVQIALAVKNVPFDEIVFVQYPVLTDPDDPNKVVPNDESADALWAALAANQPLQLTGDISANEGVVADPNAVPTDPTTPAPTDPAAPAEQAIALPSDITGSTAATPTCSNGNQRDY; translated from the coding sequence GTGAGCCAGACGACCAAGCCCGCTCCGCGCGGCCGTCGTACCGTCGCCCGCCACGGTGAGCTCCACTCGCCGCATCCGATGGCGCTGCTGATGAAGGTCCTCGGGATCATCGTCGCCGTCGTCCTCGTGTCCGGCGCAGGCGTCGCCGCGTACGCGACCTACGACACGGTCGCGAGTTTCAGCGACGATGCGGTCGACCTGGAGGGCCAGGAGGCGGTTCCGCCGGACATCGGCGCGATCGAGGGCGGCGTCAACCTCTTCATCGCCGGTACCGACGAGTGCGAGCCCGAATACGCGGCGTACTTCGGCGACCGCTGCACGGGCGAGGACTCCGAGGGACAGCTCAACGACGTCAACATGCTCGTCCACATCTCCGACTCGCCGCGACGCGTGACGGTCATCTCCTTCCCGCGCGACCTGATGATCCCGATCCCGTCCTGCACCGACGATCAGGGCAACGAGTCGGGCGCGATGAGCAAGCAGCCGATCAACACCGCATGGTCGTACGGCGGACTCGGATGCGTCGTCAAGACCGTCTCCGACCTCAGCGGGATGAGCATCCCGTTCGCGGCGAAGGTCAGCTTCGGCAACGTCATCAACATCACCGACGCGGTCGGCGGGGTCGACGTGTGCCTGGCCAGCGGCATCCAGGATTACTACACCGGCATCGACTGGCCGGCCGGCATGCGCAACGTGCAGGGCATCGAGGCCCTGCAGTTCCTGCGCACCCGTCACGGTGTCGGCGACGGAAGCGACCTCGGTCGCATCAGCAACCAGCAGCAGTACATGTCGCGCATGGCCCGCAAGCTCGTCAGCGACCAGGTGCTCTCCGACGTGCCCACGCTGCTGAAGCTCGCCACGACCGCGGTGGACAATGTCACACCGAGCAAGAGCCTGACCAACCCGCTGACGCTCGTCCAGATCGCGCTCGCGGTCAAGAACGTGCCGTTCGATGAGATCGTGTTCGTGCAGTACCCGGTGCTCACCGACCCGGACGACCCCAACAAGGTCGTGCCGAACGATGAGTCCGCCGATGCGCTGTGGGCCGCGCTCGCCGCGAACCAGCCGCTGCAGCTGACCGGCGACATCTCGGCCAACGAGGGCGTCGTCGCCGACCCCAACGCCGTCCCGACCGACCCCACAACGCCGGCTCCCACCGACCCCGCCGCGCCTGCCGAGCAGGCCATCGCGCTGCCGTCCGACATCACCGGTTCGACGGCTGCCACCCCGACCTGCTCGAACGGCAACCAGCGGGACTATTAG
- a CDS encoding IS110 family transposase, with product MVIDREKHQSHLIERNPVSTLWAGIDAGKRTHHCVLIDHQGAVLLSTKVSNDETSLLDLIEHALPLIKLRELAPRTSARSSRERPLHETADRRAGLALRRVGSLGSRSFPPRTEEIRGQVGLRSQGSPPLRGGALRGPRTLRRRGIMRLGASAGAAPCRGVVRVAHHRGPLRVPTGDPWTPKSPPLETWKGNRLRQKYR from the coding sequence GTGGTCATCGACAGGGAAAAACACCAGTCACACCTGATCGAGAGGAACCCCGTGTCGACACTCTGGGCCGGAATCGACGCCGGCAAGCGGACCCATCATTGCGTGTTGATCGACCATCAAGGAGCGGTCCTGCTGTCCACGAAAGTCAGCAACGACGAGACTTCGTTGCTCGACCTGATCGAACACGCGCTGCCCTTGATAAAGCTGAGGGAACTGGCCCCGCGAACTTCCGCTCGGTCTTCGCGCGAGCGGCCTCTACATGAGACTGCTGATCGACGGGCAGGACTCGCACTCCGACGCGTGGGGTCACTTGGGAGTCGCTCGTTCCCGCCAAGGACGGAAGAAATACGTGGTCAGGTCGGATTGAGGAGCCAGGGGTCGCCACCTCTGCGGGGTGGTGCACTCAGGGGGCCTCGGACCCTCCGCCGCCGCGGAATCATGCGGCTCGGCGCTTCCGCGGGGGCGGCACCCTGCAGGGGTGTGGTGAGGGTGGCGCACCACAGGGGTCCCCTGAGGGTCCCCACGGGGGACCCTTGGACGCCAAAGTCGCCTCCGCTCGAGACATGGAAAGGCAATCGTCTGCGCCAGAAATACCGGTAA
- the serS gene encoding serine--tRNA ligase, which produces MIDPLLLREDPELVKRSQEARGESASTVDDALTADRDRRAAITSFEELRAAQNAHGKRVAQAPKDEKAALVAEAKELSERVKLAQHAVTAAEEAATAAMARIENIVIDGVPAGGEENFVTLRTHGQTPTFEFEPRDHLELGELLGAIDMERGTKVSGSRFYFLTGVGARLEFALMNLALQRALDAGFIPLIPPTLVRPEVMRGTGFLGQHADEVYHLEEDDLYLVGTSEVPLAGYHMDEILDLTPGPKRYAGWSTCYRREAGSYGKDTRGIIRVHQFNKLEMFVYTTPEDAEAEHLRLVALQEGMLQDLGLSYRVIDVAAGDLGSSAARKYDVEAWVPTQNAYRELTSTSNCTTYQARRLDIRHRPAVEGVAAGTGKTQHVATLNGTLATTRWIVAILETHQRADGSVVVPEVLRPYLGGLEVLEPIA; this is translated from the coding sequence GTGATCGATCCACTACTGCTCCGCGAGGATCCCGAGCTGGTCAAGCGCTCGCAGGAGGCGCGCGGAGAGTCGGCGAGCACCGTCGATGATGCCCTGACCGCCGACCGCGATCGCCGCGCAGCGATCACGTCGTTCGAGGAGCTCCGCGCGGCGCAGAATGCCCACGGCAAGCGGGTCGCCCAGGCACCGAAGGACGAGAAGGCCGCGCTCGTGGCTGAGGCCAAGGAGCTGAGCGAGCGGGTCAAGCTCGCCCAGCACGCGGTCACCGCCGCCGAAGAGGCCGCGACCGCAGCGATGGCGCGCATCGAGAACATCGTGATCGACGGCGTTCCCGCAGGCGGCGAGGAGAACTTTGTCACGCTGCGCACGCACGGGCAGACCCCGACGTTCGAGTTCGAGCCGCGCGACCACCTCGAGCTCGGCGAGCTGCTCGGCGCGATCGACATGGAGCGCGGCACGAAGGTTTCGGGGAGCCGCTTCTACTTCCTCACCGGCGTCGGCGCGCGGCTCGAGTTCGCGCTGATGAACCTCGCCCTGCAGCGGGCTTTGGATGCCGGCTTCATCCCGCTGATCCCGCCGACGCTGGTGCGTCCCGAGGTCATGCGTGGGACCGGATTCCTCGGGCAGCACGCTGATGAGGTCTACCACCTCGAGGAGGACGACCTCTACCTGGTCGGCACCAGCGAGGTCCCGCTCGCCGGGTACCACATGGACGAGATCCTCGACCTGACGCCCGGACCCAAGCGATACGCCGGCTGGTCGACCTGCTATCGGCGCGAGGCCGGCTCGTACGGCAAGGACACGCGCGGCATCATCCGCGTGCACCAGTTCAACAAACTCGAGATGTTCGTATACACGACGCCGGAGGATGCCGAAGCCGAGCACCTCCGACTGGTCGCCCTGCAGGAGGGCATGCTGCAGGACCTCGGGCTCAGCTACCGCGTCATCGACGTCGCCGCCGGCGATCTGGGCTCCAGCGCCGCGCGCAAGTACGACGTCGAGGCCTGGGTGCCCACGCAGAACGCGTACCGGGAGCTGACCTCGACATCGAACTGCACGACCTATCAGGCGCGGCGGCTCGACATCCGCCACCGTCCCGCCGTCGAGGGGGTCGCTGCCGGCACGGGCAAGACCCAGCACGTCGCCACGCTCAACGGCACGCTCGCGACCACCCGCTGGATCGTCGCGATCCTCGAGACCCACCAGCGCGCCGACGGCTCGGTCGTCGTCCCCGAGGTGCTGCGTCCCTACCTGGGCGGCCTCGAGGTCCTGGAGCCCATCGCGTGA
- a CDS encoding diacylglycerol/lipid kinase family protein yields the protein MVSSGDGEVRRVDADGQTEPMAGGGEKPSPKAALVYNPIKVDAASLRSTVQRLSQQAGWQEPLFYETTIDDLGAEVTRQALQAGADAVLVAGGDGTVRAVTEAMSGTGIPLTIVPSGTGNLLARNLLLPLTDSEAMIRATFDGDRLAVDVGFAAIRRQDGTSEERAFVVMGGMGLDAAMIANTNGDLKKRVGWIAYVDGAARSLATAKPFRIAYQIPERRLHSARVQSILIANCGSLPAGLELIPEASVADGELDVVIFQPKNALGWVLVWRRVAWDNSFLRRFRAGRRVLSLRTKDNSVLYSRGDGIDIATQDPQPVQLDGDEFGQAVRMRCRIVPGGLVTMIPKNHDTSRL from the coding sequence ATGGTGAGCAGCGGCGACGGCGAGGTCCGTCGCGTCGACGCCGATGGGCAGACCGAGCCGATGGCAGGCGGCGGCGAGAAGCCGAGCCCCAAGGCGGCTCTGGTGTACAACCCGATCAAGGTGGATGCCGCCTCCCTCCGCTCCACGGTGCAGCGACTGTCGCAGCAGGCGGGCTGGCAGGAGCCGCTCTTCTACGAGACGACGATCGACGATCTCGGCGCCGAGGTGACGCGCCAGGCGCTGCAGGCCGGAGCCGATGCGGTGCTCGTCGCCGGCGGCGACGGCACGGTCCGCGCGGTCACCGAGGCCATGAGCGGCACCGGCATCCCGCTCACGATCGTCCCCAGCGGCACCGGCAACCTGCTCGCTCGGAACCTCCTGCTGCCCCTGACCGACTCCGAGGCGATGATCCGCGCGACCTTCGACGGCGACCGGCTGGCCGTGGACGTCGGGTTCGCCGCGATCCGCCGGCAGGACGGCACCAGCGAAGAGCGTGCGTTCGTGGTGATGGGCGGCATGGGGCTGGATGCCGCGATGATCGCCAACACGAACGGCGACTTGAAGAAGCGGGTCGGCTGGATCGCCTACGTCGACGGCGCCGCCCGGTCGCTGGCCACCGCCAAGCCGTTCCGCATCGCGTACCAGATCCCCGAGCGGCGCCTGCACTCGGCGCGGGTGCAGAGCATCCTCATCGCCAACTGCGGGTCGTTGCCGGCCGGGCTCGAGCTCATCCCCGAGGCATCCGTCGCCGATGGCGAGCTGGACGTCGTCATCTTCCAGCCCAAGAATGCGCTGGGCTGGGTGCTGGTCTGGCGCCGCGTCGCCTGGGACAACAGCTTCCTGCGCCGCTTCCGCGCCGGTCGTCGGGTGCTCTCGCTGCGCACGAAGGACAACTCGGTGCTGTACTCCCGTGGCGACGGCATCGACATCGCGACGCAGGACCCGCAGCCGGTGCAGCTGGACGGTGACGAGTTCGGCCAGGCGGTGCGCATGCGCTGCCGGATCGTCCCGGGCGGGCTGGTCACGATGATCCCGAAGAACCACGACACCTCGCGGCTCTGA
- a CDS encoding TM2 domain-containing protein yields MTQPLQPTPIAQPAPTPQPVVPPQYGQEPPQYGAGPAYAPGSAPGAAYAPRAVAPGELSPKSWLAALLLSIFLGEFGIDRFYLGKIGTGILKLITFGGFGIWWLIDVILIIAGAMKDQDGRLLKYQGEPSAPRQY; encoded by the coding sequence ATGACTCAGCCTCTCCAGCCCACCCCGATCGCCCAACCCGCCCCGACGCCGCAGCCGGTCGTACCGCCGCAGTACGGCCAGGAGCCGCCGCAGTACGGTGCCGGCCCGGCATACGCGCCCGGGTCCGCACCGGGCGCCGCCTACGCCCCCCGCGCGGTCGCGCCCGGCGAGCTCAGCCCGAAGTCGTGGCTCGCCGCCCTGCTGCTGTCGATCTTCCTCGGCGAGTTCGGCATCGACCGGTTCTACCTCGGCAAGATCGGGACCGGCATCCTGAAGTTGATCACCTTCGGCGGCTTCGGCATCTGGTGGCTCATCGACGTCATCCTGATCATCGCCGGCGCGATGAAGGATCAGGACGGCCGCCTGCTGAAGTACCAGGGCGAACCGTCTGCGCCGCGGCAGTACTGA
- a CDS encoding cryptochrome/photolyase family protein produces MPHPSIVWFRDDLRLADNPALRAAIERDEPVIGLYVLDEESEGIRPLGGAARWWLHGSLRSLGERLREKGGQLVLRRGPSARVVTEVVKDAGASAVFWNRRYGGAEREIDAQLKTALREDGIEVASFAASLLFEPWTVQTGSGTPYSVFTPFWRACRALPAPRAPLPEPREVDGGSAKVASDDLDDWQLLPTEPDWAAGLREAWEPGEPAARARLREFLREDLDDYARTRNEPAAGVTSQLSPRLRWGELSPHTVWHDTIEADGAAGRFLSEIGWREFAAHTLFYHPDLATKNLHREFDAFPWPRLKPSHLEAWQQGRTGIPLVDAGMRELWRTGVMHNRVRMVTASFLIKNLLIDWRLGEQWFWDTLVDADGASNPFNWQWVAGSGADAAPYFRIFNPELQAKKFDPRGEYIARWAPEYRADTAEEPPEPIVDLGESRKAALDGYEAVKRASRS; encoded by the coding sequence ATGCCGCATCCGTCGATCGTCTGGTTCCGCGACGACCTGCGCCTCGCCGACAACCCGGCGCTGCGCGCCGCGATCGAACGCGACGAGCCCGTGATCGGGCTCTACGTGCTCGACGAGGAGTCCGAGGGCATCCGGCCGCTCGGCGGAGCGGCGCGGTGGTGGCTGCACGGATCCCTGCGATCCCTCGGCGAGCGGCTCCGCGAGAAGGGCGGGCAGCTGGTGCTGCGGCGCGGCCCGTCGGCACGCGTGGTGACGGAGGTGGTGAAGGATGCCGGGGCGTCAGCGGTCTTCTGGAATCGCCGCTACGGGGGCGCTGAGCGCGAGATCGACGCGCAGCTGAAGACCGCGCTGCGCGAAGACGGGATCGAGGTCGCCTCGTTCGCGGCATCCCTCCTCTTCGAACCCTGGACGGTGCAGACCGGATCCGGCACCCCTTACTCGGTGTTCACGCCATTCTGGCGGGCGTGCCGCGCGCTGCCGGCTCCGCGCGCGCCGCTGCCGGAACCGCGTGAGGTGGACGGCGGTTCCGCGAAGGTCGCGTCCGACGACCTCGACGACTGGCAGCTGCTGCCGACCGAGCCCGATTGGGCTGCGGGGCTGCGCGAGGCGTGGGAGCCCGGAGAGCCCGCGGCGCGGGCGCGGCTTCGGGAGTTCCTCCGCGAAGATCTCGACGACTACGCCCGCACCCGCAACGAGCCGGCGGCCGGGGTCACCTCCCAGCTCTCGCCGCGGCTGCGCTGGGGCGAGCTCAGCCCGCACACGGTATGGCACGACACGATCGAGGCCGACGGCGCCGCAGGAAGGTTCCTGTCCGAGATCGGATGGCGGGAGTTCGCCGCCCACACGCTCTTCTACCACCCCGACCTCGCCACGAAGAACCTGCACCGCGAATTCGATGCCTTCCCGTGGCCACGACTGAAACCGTCGCACCTCGAAGCCTGGCAGCAAGGGCGCACCGGCATCCCGCTGGTGGATGCCGGCATGCGCGAGCTCTGGCGCACGGGCGTGATGCACAACCGGGTGCGGATGGTGACGGCATCCTTCCTGATCAAGAACCTCCTGATCGACTGGCGGCTCGGCGAACAGTGGTTCTGGGACACGCTGGTCGACGCCGACGGAGCATCGAATCCGTTCAACTGGCAGTGGGTCGCCGGATCGGGCGCCGATGCGGCCCCGTACTTCCGCATCTTCAACCCCGAGCTCCAGGCGAAGAAGTTCGACCCGAGGGGCGAGTACATCGCACGCTGGGCGCCCGAGTACCGCGCCGACACCGCGGAGGAGCCACCCGAGCCGATCGTGGACCTCGGCGAGAGCCGGAAGGCGGCGCTGGACGGATACGAAGCCGTCAAGCGAGCGTCGCGAAGCTGA
- a CDS encoding DUF559 domain-containing protein, which produces MRQPTPLPGALIGRAFTVREADDLAVSRSRLRRSDLAAPVSGVRIPARRDAPPVETPWERAGRELLERAGIESLRLAPDAAISHISAAVAHGFPLSMARLSEQVVHVSSASDATRRRRRGIHVHPMPRDVRRVFQAGLVVTHPIDTWCALSALLSVDELVAIGDHLVCRQNPTATIDQLRSAVRRYAGRHGAKRLRCALDLVRERTDSPKETEVRLLVIRAGLPEPEVNVSVRDGSGWHIKLGDMVYETYRVLVEFDGDQHRTDSKQYEKDITDMERAAAAGWSVIRVRNQHLRRPERVTDRIREALHARGWPSGEPVTDETRREESDRGGVFRP; this is translated from the coding sequence ATGCGCCAACCCACACCTCTTCCCGGAGCACTCATCGGCCGGGCGTTCACCGTTCGTGAGGCCGATGACCTCGCCGTGAGCAGGTCTCGGTTGCGGCGCAGCGACCTCGCCGCACCGGTCTCGGGAGTCCGCATTCCCGCGCGCCGCGACGCCCCGCCCGTCGAGACCCCGTGGGAGCGCGCGGGTCGGGAACTCCTCGAGCGCGCCGGCATCGAATCTCTCCGGCTCGCGCCGGACGCCGCGATCAGTCACATCTCCGCAGCAGTCGCGCACGGCTTTCCGCTGTCCATGGCCAGACTGAGCGAGCAGGTGGTCCACGTGTCATCTGCGTCGGATGCCACGCGCCGGCGCCGCCGTGGGATCCACGTGCACCCGATGCCGCGTGATGTTCGGCGAGTCTTCCAGGCCGGTCTTGTCGTGACGCATCCCATCGATACGTGGTGCGCGCTGTCTGCGCTGCTGAGCGTCGATGAGCTCGTCGCCATCGGCGACCACCTGGTGTGCCGCCAGAACCCCACTGCCACGATCGACCAGCTCCGGAGTGCGGTGAGACGATATGCCGGCCGGCACGGCGCGAAGCGGCTGCGCTGCGCGCTGGATCTCGTTCGCGAGCGCACGGACTCCCCCAAGGAGACCGAGGTGCGCCTGCTCGTCATCCGCGCTGGGCTGCCGGAGCCCGAAGTGAACGTCTCGGTACGGGATGGATCTGGTTGGCATATCAAGCTGGGCGACATGGTCTACGAGACCTATCGCGTGCTCGTGGAGTTCGACGGCGATCAGCATCGCACCGACTCGAAGCAGTACGAAAAGGACATCACCGACATGGAGCGCGCAGCGGCAGCAGGCTGGTCGGTCATCCGCGTCCGCAACCAGCACCTGCGCCGGCCGGAACGCGTCACCGATCGCATACGCGAGGCGCTTCACGCGCGCGGCTGGCCGTCCGGCGAGCCGGTTACGGACGAGACGCGCCGCGAAGAGTCTGACCGAGGCGGCGTGTTCCGTCCGTAA
- a CDS encoding HAD family hydrolase, translating to MSEAGLPETGEVEVTDAAEAADLVEGIVRETEDPTVQSPRLLIVLDIDGTVILEDESLSPGVVDAIEDAHAVGHRVMIATGRSWEGTVGILRALGIAPEFVVCSNGAVVLRRVGELADPEGDLRYERFHVETFDPAEVLTMLREHLPDAHYLVELPDGRRLYTEYLDDWNLSQAQRVPFAELSAHPVCRVVVVAPEQGEQDFVDLVARIGLNQVSYAVGWTAWLDIAPQGVDKSTGLQIVRDELGVAPADVLVIGDGRNDLGMFAWARRNGGRAVAMQQGPQEVRDAASEVTLSVQEGGVAAVLRSL from the coding sequence GTGAGCGAAGCAGGGCTTCCCGAGACCGGTGAGGTGGAGGTCACGGATGCCGCGGAAGCGGCCGACCTCGTCGAGGGGATCGTCCGCGAGACCGAGGACCCGACCGTCCAGAGCCCTCGCCTGCTGATCGTGCTCGACATCGACGGCACCGTCATCCTCGAGGACGAGTCCCTGAGCCCCGGCGTCGTCGACGCCATCGAAGATGCGCACGCGGTGGGGCATCGGGTCATGATCGCCACGGGCCGCAGCTGGGAGGGGACCGTCGGGATCCTCCGTGCGCTCGGCATCGCGCCCGAGTTCGTCGTCTGCTCGAACGGTGCGGTGGTGCTCAGGCGCGTGGGCGAGCTCGCCGACCCCGAGGGCGACCTGCGCTACGAGCGCTTCCACGTCGAGACGTTCGATCCCGCGGAGGTGCTCACGATGCTCCGCGAGCACCTGCCCGACGCCCACTACCTCGTCGAACTCCCGGACGGCCGGCGCCTGTACACCGAGTACCTCGACGACTGGAACCTCAGCCAGGCGCAGCGGGTGCCGTTCGCGGAACTGTCGGCGCATCCCGTCTGCCGCGTCGTGGTCGTCGCCCCGGAGCAGGGCGAGCAGGACTTCGTCGACCTCGTCGCCCGCATCGGGCTGAACCAGGTCTCATACGCGGTCGGGTGGACCGCGTGGCTGGACATCGCCCCGCAGGGCGTGGACAAGAGCACCGGGCTGCAGATCGTCCGCGACGAGCTCGGCGTGGCGCCGGCCGACGTCCTGGTGATCGGCGACGGCCGCAACGACCTCGGCATGTTCGCGTGGGCGCGGCGGAACGGCGGACGCGCCGTCGCGATGCAGCAGGGCCCGCAGGAAGTTCGGGATGCGGCATCCGAAGTCACCCTCTCCGTGCAGGAGGGCGGCGTGGCCGCCGTACTGCGCTCGCTCTGA
- a CDS encoding LCP family protein — protein MSSKASGTPGRSPMARHGELRSQHPLLRLFALVGVTLAVLAVSVTGTAAFAVWDAANSVADHAVDLGDDPDSLPPTIGEIEGGVNLLMVGTDSCEGQDVSLFPRCAEDEGGERNDVTMLVHISDNPRRATVVSFPRDMYVDIPECTAPDGTVYDELWSTKINESYGRGGLACTVNTVEALTGENIDFAAAVRWTGVINMSDAIGGVDVCVEGQIDDEHTGLHLTEGTHTLVGAEALQFLRIRHGIGDGSDLGRISNQQQFMSSMVRKMQSDAVLTNPTTLFSFATTAMQQVNGQQLLLSQSLANPTRMVQIAMALKDIPFQDFVFVQYPTAYGDGGVYPVRDAADELFAALRANQALTLTGEASQGMGVDVVGEAAPVPVATDAAATDGAAVDPSASVDPTVSDAAAPLPSVIAGQTAAQVTCTRPQE, from the coding sequence ATGAGTTCGAAGGCCTCCGGCACGCCGGGGCGCAGCCCGATGGCGCGCCACGGCGAGCTGCGGTCGCAGCATCCGCTCCTTCGGCTCTTCGCGCTGGTCGGCGTGACGCTTGCCGTCCTGGCAGTCTCGGTCACGGGGACCGCTGCGTTCGCCGTGTGGGATGCCGCGAACTCGGTCGCCGATCACGCGGTCGATCTCGGCGACGACCCGGATTCGCTGCCGCCGACGATCGGCGAGATCGAGGGCGGCGTCAACCTGCTCATGGTGGGCACCGACTCGTGCGAAGGGCAGGACGTCTCGCTCTTCCCGCGGTGCGCTGAGGACGAGGGGGGCGAGCGCAACGACGTCACGATGCTCGTGCACATCAGCGACAACCCGCGACGCGCGACGGTCGTCTCGTTCCCGCGCGACATGTACGTGGACATCCCGGAGTGCACCGCGCCCGACGGCACGGTTTACGACGAACTGTGGTCGACGAAGATCAACGAATCGTACGGGCGCGGCGGACTCGCGTGCACCGTGAACACCGTCGAGGCGCTGACCGGCGAGAACATCGACTTCGCCGCCGCAGTGCGCTGGACCGGCGTGATCAACATGTCCGACGCGATCGGCGGGGTCGATGTGTGCGTCGAGGGCCAGATCGACGACGAGCACACCGGACTGCACCTGACCGAGGGCACGCACACCCTCGTCGGCGCCGAGGCGCTGCAGTTCCTGCGCATCAGGCACGGCATCGGCGACGGGTCCGACCTCGGACGCATCTCGAACCAGCAGCAGTTCATGTCATCGATGGTCCGCAAGATGCAGAGCGACGCGGTGCTGACCAACCCCACGACGCTGTTCAGCTTCGCGACCACGGCGATGCAGCAGGTCAACGGCCAGCAGCTGCTGCTCAGTCAGTCGCTGGCCAACCCCACTCGCATGGTGCAGATCGCGATGGCGCTGAAGGACATCCCCTTCCAGGACTTCGTGTTCGTGCAGTACCCGACCGCCTACGGCGACGGCGGCGTGTATCCGGTGAGGGACGCCGCCGACGAGCTGTTCGCCGCGCTGCGCGCCAACCAGGCGCTGACCCTCACCGGCGAGGCGAGCCAGGGCATGGGTGTGGACGTGGTGGGCGAAGCGGCGCCGGTGCCGGTCGCGACCGACGCCGCAGCGACCGACGGTGCTGCGGTGGATCCGTCGGCGTCGGTGGATCCGACGGTGTCCGATGCGGCCGCGCCGCTGCCGTCGGTGATCGCGGGGCAGACCGCTGCGCAGGTGACCTGCACGCGGCCGCAGGAGTAG